A segment of the Fibrobacter succinogenes genome:
AAGACGAACCGTTTCATACTTCTTATACACTAGGTAATCATCATTTTCTACAAGGATGTTGTATTCCGGATCATCAATACGCAATTCTTCACGTTCTATGTATTCGCTCATTTCACAGCCTCTTACTCATCTGAACCAAGCGTCACAAATAGAGTTACATTTTTGAACCTAACAATCCAAAGCCCACAAAGGATATAAAACTGATAGGAATGCACACTGTCAAAGCACCCCGTTTCTAGTACAGAAACAGGCTCTTCATCTGCCGCTATATCAAAAATTTTCTTAAAGTTCGAGATTAGGGTCGCACGTTCATCGGACCAAAATTTCGGTTCTATATGTGCAAGAACTTCATCAAAAGACATTCCTGGATGGACAACGCAGTCCTTCGGCAAATCTGTTCCGGTATAGAATTTAGCCAGTTCTTCCATCGGCATGCTATTGTCTGTAGGAAAAACATCCAGGGCATAGCCATCGTAGCGATGAATTTTGCAATAAGTTGTCTCGATCATATAAAAGACGCTAAAGAATTTATTTGCGGCATCGATAACTTTCTTTTCCAAAACGATACCATAGGTATCCTGCACAAAAGCAAGTTCCTCATCCTCGTAATATCTTTCGCAGTAAAGCCTATCCATACAAGACATCCTTTCACGCATAAATATATATTTAAACAACTGTCATAAGATGACAATTGCATATTTTTTTAGGAGTACCCACGTATGACCAATGGTAATTACGTCGAATTTCTCGAACAGCCTATCTTTGATGGGAAAAAACTCCCCGAGATAGAGTGCGAAGTCGAATGGGTTGACGATGAACTGGGATAATTCCTAAAACTTCACTTTCGGCAGGTTCTTGACGATTTTCGCGGTATTGAGGCAAAAAGGTTAGTTCTTTTCGATGGTTTTGATTTCGGCGGGGGTCAGGTCGTAGAGTTTGTAAACGAGTTGGTCGATTTGATGTTCCAAATCGCTGGTGTCTGCTTGCGGATTCACTTTCTTTGCAGCAAGGATTTTATCTACGAGAGTGATGATGGGTTGCTGCTGGTCTTCGCTCATTAATGGAATCGGAAAATTATTAATCATATCCTTCGTAAAGGTGATTCCACCGCAATAACTGCTAGAAGCATACTTAGACTTGATATATAGTATTGGCAATTTAGAATTAAGAATTCCTAAAAGGCATTTTAAGAGATTTATTTTTTTTGAGCATAAAACAATTGTCGATTTGCCTGGAATTATAGTGGCGTTTTCGTCTAGGCAACCATCTAAAAGATTAAGCCCCTTAAATATAATTTTAGGCAAAGAGGCTCTTTGTGTATAGCTTTTCCCTAGAATTTCATTAAATATCTTTTTCGATACAACCGGGAATGAATACTTACCACCATAAGAAATTTCTTTTTCATCCCATTTGTTACGATATTTTTCTATAGTTCCTGTATTGATAAGTTTGTAGTAATCTTTTAAATTGGGCGATTTGTTTATTTCAATCAAATCCCTGACTTTATAGAAATCAGAGGTTGCACAAGCGTTCTCACATTCAACATAATTTTTTATCCAAAATTTTATTGAGTCTATTTTTTTTATTAATTTGATATTGTTAGAAAACAGATAATCAATCAAATAAGGCCTTTCTATTTTTGAAATATTTTCGGAGACAATTGTTTTAACGCTGTTTTTCTCAAAAAACTGCGCAAAATTTGTCTCCTTTGCATCAGACCCAAATAATGTAATTATCGCATCAACAGTGGCATTCTCAAACACCTTGTTTCCCGCTTTGGTAATAAGGAGTAATCGCCTGCACATTTGATTTTTTCTAAACATTTCACCAAATGGTTTAGACAGCCACTTGTCAGGCGTAATAAAACAAACAGTCTTCCCAATATTTAAGGATAATTCAAAAAACGCCATATAGATATCCCAATTTCCAGAAAGATTCAAATATCTTTTTTGCAAAGCCGCTCTTTCCCAATCCAACCCCTGATTCGTCATAGACTCAGAATCAATATACGGCGGATTCCCTATCACAATATCAAACCCGCCTTGTTCAAAAACCTCACTGAACCATGTATGCCACAAGAAGAATTGGTCTGTTGCGGTTACATCCTTGATTGCATCCAGTTTTACTCCAAAACCTTTTTCGCGAAGCAAATCTTGTATTCTTGACTTAAGGGCTTCTCGAATTTGACGTTTCATTTCATGGTCTTCGCAATTAAAGAATTCATCTTTCAAAAGAGAAATGACTTTTTTATTGGCGACTTCTCCTGTATCAAACAAGTCTAAAATTTTCCCAGTAACCTTTTCTTTCTTCGTTGCATTGTAGGTGATATCGCTTAAATCTACGCCTTCGTATTGCTCCAGAAGGCTATTCCCTTGCATAATCTTGAAATCCAGGTTCGGCAATGCATGCGGAGTTTCTTCATCGACAATCAGGCTTAGCCAAAAACGGAGTCTCGCAATATCAACGGCCCCCTTCTCAATATCAACGCCATAGATATTCTGCTGGATAATGTGCTTCTTGATTTCTGCAGCCTTCGCGTGGTCAAAGCCCTCAATCGCAGAACGGCAAAAATAGAGTTCCCGCATCAAGCCCATGGGGAAAGCGCCAGAACCAATGGCAGGGTCGCAAATCTTGACATTTTTCAGTTTTTCGTCAACTTGTTCTGAAATATCTTCATCACCATTCAATACATCTACTTTATGTGTCAGTACGAAATCACGAATCCGTTCCTTCGTTTCTTTTTTCTTCACGCCGTTACACAAGTGCGCAATCAGGCTTTCGCGACACATGTATTGCACAATTTCTTTCGGCGTGTAGAACGCTCCCTTTTCCTTGTTGTCTTCAAGCAGGTTTTCAAAGATGCAGCTCAGCATTTCCGGGTCAACACCCACTTCGGCGTCGTCCGGGTCATTCTCGTCTATGGTGAAGTTATACTGCGTAAAGAATTCTAACAGCCCCTCCATAAATTTTTTTGGAAGCGGGAAATCTGTATTATCCTGAGCATCCTTCTCGAAAAGTCCGCCATTCAGATACGGCACCTTGATGTTCTTGCCAACCATTTCCGAAGACACAAGGTCATTTTCTCGTTTAGTATTCAAGTCATCAAACAACGGTTCCAGAACATCGTCAATAAATGAATCCTTATTCTTTGTATTCTTGAACAGATTCTGCACAAAATCCTTGTCGCCATTTTTCCACGCAGCATCGCTTGCCGGGACGCCCATCCAGCCCTTCTTTTGCAAGAACTGGATAAACACAAGGCGGCCCATCAGCTTTTTCACGTAATCACGAACGGCCTTCTCGGGGTCAGCAAAAACAGAAAACGCGGTCATTATTTTTTTATTTGGGACACCGGTTGTTTTCGTTTCCCATTTACTCCCCGACTTAACTACACGCTTTCCTGTCACGTATTCAACGATATCTTCATATTTTTCCTTATACTCGTTGAAGAATCGCTTGCTGAGAGCCTCTACAGAGAAAGCCCTCGTCACATCTTTAAGAGTCAAACCGCTACTCGCCAGTTCCATAAATTGCCGCACTGCAGTTCTAGAACGATGACCTTCACCTAGCAAATATGTAAAGCGCAGAGCATCTGTCGATTCTTTTTTGTAGGCACCTTCTTCGTTAAACGCCCATGATTCACTCACATACGAAAAACGGAGAACCGATTCGGAATTACGGTAACAGAGCATGAACGCACCCGCAAAGCCAGCACCCCGCCACTGGGAACAGAGCAAATTTCTGATTCCGGCCCTATTCCGTTCAATGTTCACATGTTCTGAGAGATGGACTTCGTATACGGCAATCTTATGGTCGTCCTGTAACGTGACGTCACCCAAATAAACCGCCTCGCTGGCGATTGCCTTTTCGACAGTCAATGTCGTAGGTGCCGCAAAAAACTTGACCTTTGCACCGAAAACACCATGGAGCAATTTCAGCCAACTGGCCCTGTTGTATCTTGCTTCGACTATGTTCTGAATTTCTTGGGCATTCATGGTCATCTCCCTTAACTAAACGATTCCGAAAGAACGATTTCGGGGGCTGATTCGCTTTCTCGTTTAAGACTTTCGTTTGCGATGAAATAGGCGTCATATTTTTTCGCCATTTCAAAAATTTCATTCTGCGCTTGTTCCTGCGACAACTTACCCCGGCCAAGATCCTTATGCATGCGTTCTAGCCTACGCGCCACAAAGGCGATTACGCCGTTTTCAACATTCGCAATCAAATGATGTATACGAACTTTTTCGTCATCATCCCGTGCCTTGGGCAAGAACGTTTTCAAAAGATTCAAGGCTGTCGTGACTTGCGCACCAGCATTCATCTGCGGGGCATTCAAATCGACAGCGGAAACTTCTTCGCATTTTACCGCCGTAAACTTTTCAATAGCCTTCTGCACATGCTCATGGTGGTTTTCGATACGAGCCTTCGACGGTTCCTCTTTTGCCGCCTTGAAATAGTTCATTGCGTCAATAGGAGAAAGCTGCTCTGAAGATGAATCGCTGACCCTATAGAAAATTTTGCGATGGTTCGTCTTCAAGAAAACGAGCGTATCGTTGTCAAGCGTCACACCTTGCACTGTCAAGGCGTTTCTGCCCGTTCGGCTACGCATAGACATTTTGGAGATACGATTGTATTCCTTTCGGTTTTCTTGATAAAGCGTGCGCAGTTCCTCGTAGAACGGCAATTCAAGATTTACTTCTTCCTTCGGCTTAATAGCTGCATCAAACAGTTTATCCAAATCACGGTCAAGGATTTCTTCGGTAGAATAAATCTGATTGTCTTCACCAAAGGTCGTATGGAAGGTCTGTATCTTTGAAAGGGCAATCTTATTCAAATTGATTTCTTTATTGCCTTGCCTAGACGGGTAGAATACGTAGTTGTAGATATTCTTTGACTTGGAACCAACACGGTTTACACGCCCTATTCGTTGCATCAACTTGGTCGAATTCCATGGCGTATCGTAATTCACAATGATGTTTGAACGGTGCAGGTTCACACCTTCGGCCAACACATCCGTCGTAATGATGATGTTAAAGTCGTTCTTTTGCGCCTTGATATAGTTCGCGTCAAAGTTATCACGAATGGTCGTAAATAGCCTTTTTCTGTTGTCGCTGGAGATAACTAGAACATCATCACGACCAATACGGTTTTTCAAGTACTCCACTGTATCAAGGGATTCCGAGAAAACCACCAATTTCTGCTCCGGATTTTTAGAAGCCTTAAAGAGTTCGTGGTCCAGCAAATCCTTGAACTT
Coding sequences within it:
- a CDS encoding Eco57I restriction-modification methylase domain-containing protein yields the protein MNAQEIQNIVEARYNRASWLKLLHGVFGAKVKFFAAPTTLTVEKAIASEAVYLGDVTLQDDHKIAVYEVHLSEHVNIERNRAGIRNLLCSQWRGAGFAGAFMLCYRNSESVLRFSYVSESWAFNEEGAYKKESTDALRFTYLLGEGHRSRTAVRQFMELASSGLTLKDVTRAFSVEALSKRFFNEYKEKYEDIVEYVTGKRVVKSGSKWETKTTGVPNKKIMTAFSVFADPEKAVRDYVKKLMGRLVFIQFLQKKGWMGVPASDAAWKNGDKDFVQNLFKNTKNKDSFIDDVLEPLFDDLNTKRENDLVSSEMVGKNIKVPYLNGGLFEKDAQDNTDFPLPKKFMEGLLEFFTQYNFTIDENDPDDAEVGVDPEMLSCIFENLLEDNKEKGAFYTPKEIVQYMCRESLIAHLCNGVKKKETKERIRDFVLTHKVDVLNGDEDISEQVDEKLKNVKICDPAIGSGAFPMGLMRELYFCRSAIEGFDHAKAAEIKKHIIQQNIYGVDIEKGAVDIARLRFWLSLIVDEETPHALPNLDFKIMQGNSLLEQYEGVDLSDITYNATKKEKVTGKILDLFDTGEVANKKVISLLKDEFFNCEDHEMKRQIREALKSRIQDLLREKGFGVKLDAIKDVTATDQFFLWHTWFSEVFEQGGFDIVIGNPPYIDSESMTNQGLDWERAALQKRYLNLSGNWDIYMAFFELSLNIGKTVCFITPDKWLSKPFGEMFRKNQMCRRLLLITKAGNKVFENATVDAIITLFGSDAKETNFAQFFEKNSVKTIVSENISKIERPYLIDYLFSNNIKLIKKIDSIKFWIKNYVECENACATSDFYKVRDLIEINKSPNLKDYYKLINTGTIEKYRNKWDEKEISYGGKYSFPVVSKKIFNEILGKSYTQRASLPKIIFKGLNLLDGCLDENATIIPGKSTIVLCSKKINLLKCLLGILNSKLPILYIKSKYASSSYCGGITFTKDMINNFPIPLMSEDQQQPIITLVDKILAAKKVNPQADTSDLEHQIDQLVYKLYDLTPAEIKTIEKN